The genomic interval ctgattaagaaggagaggatgaaaaacagaggtgtttcggccctccaggaccggaattgaagaaccctgctctagacTCTGCAGCCTGCCCTGCTTAACCCCTTCAAAGTAGGCtacatatgcaaataaaagacgactggtcattggtcagaataatcagatcagattgtgatgtcatgctgtgggccaataactccatcccacctgaacagacCGAAATTCCAGGcacttttttttcttctataAAAAGCTTACTctaaaaagggcattatcacaatttcagagtgttatttcgACCTCCATAGTGtgtaaaatgtaatttaaaaaaaaccCAGGACAATCACGTTTTTTCACTGAGTTGAACAGTTTATTCTGTTTCTGTGTTGCTGACTGTTGACCTCTGTTCTCTCGGAAGCAGAGTTCTATGCAGTTCTGTGAGTTGtaacaggggcggcaggtagcttagtggttaagagcgttgtgccagtaaccgaaaggtcgctggttctaatccccgagccgactaggtgaaaaatctggcgatgtgcccttgagcaagggcatttaaccctaattgctcctgtaagtcgctctggataagagcgtcttctgaatgactaaaatgtaaatgtaacacatGAATTGTTTTCTGAAATAAGAAACAACCAAAATGCTGAATCTGCTGGTTGCTAGTTTATGGAAATAGTTGATATCTGTCCATGTAACTGGCTCCATGCCTCAAGTAGTTGTGAAAAACTCTCCCTCACAAATGTGAAGCTTTTTTAAATCAAAGTATGAGTACCACAATAAGAACACAATTAACTTAGTTATTAAAATGTGGAACGTATTTAGCTTTATTGCTGAAACAAACATATGAATttgttgacaaaaaaaataattTCAAAATACACAGTAATTTTACACTATTTACACTATGGTAaataaataagaataaaataatattattctATGTACAACAAAAATATGATATTCTATTTTCTTGACAGATCTGACAGTTATGGCAGTTAGCTGGTGGTGGCGGTGGTTGATGACATCATCGTCGTCTTGGCAGTGGTCGATCTGCTCTCAATCTTGGTCACATGACTCTGGACCCAGGCTTCAGAAGGGTCAACACAAAATGTCTTCCCTTTCTTTGTGGTGAAACTGCAACAGAGTCACAACACATTGTCACTCATGACATCCAGTCTATAATATGAATGCTCCATCTGGTATTGTACAGtgtagcctagatgtagcctggttccagattcAGAATTTGCTCAAATGGAGCTGTAAtttaagatttttttttatacaaaaaGCATTACAAGAACATTGACGTCTTGATTTTTTCCAAAGTAACTGTTAGCAAATTCTGGTAAATTGATAAAACAAACATTCTTTAATATACCTCAACGTCAACTTGTTTTGACATCTCATTGTCCTTTTAGCTCTATAGATgatatatttttaatgttttcCGTATATTTGGAATGCTTTCAGACAATGCGATTAATCACAATTAAATAACAATAGTGCAGTAAAATGACAGAAAGTGACCTTTAGTTAACTGATGAACTCTGACAGCCTTAGTGATCCTATACTATCACCACTACAGTACAGTGAAGTATAGGGTCTCTATGTATCGGAGGTTGTAACCATGCATCCCTAGCAACAGATTTGGACCCGTCCACAAACGGTATAGAACATGTTATGCCTTTAgaaatctctgtgtgtgtgtgtgtgtgtgtgtgtgtgtgtgtgtgtgtgtgtgtgcattgtggTTAACTTACACCAGTGCTTTGCGAGGGCAGCTACCAGAGGTCTTATAAACTGACACCACTGCATCAAGAGGGAGCCTCCTGGGGTGGAACTTCACACAGCAATTTCTGGCAGTTATTGCTTCAATCCCCATGACAGCTGGAAACAAAGGACGATCACACTCACTGGTCAACACATGGTGCTTCTTCCTATACACTcatatacacaccacacacatgtaTAAAaactgtacaacacacacacacacactgtacacacacacacaaacacaaccacaacacacacacacacacacacacacacacacacatgtacacacacacacacacacacacacacacacacacacacacacacacacacacacacacacacacacacacacacactgctacacacacacacacacacacacacacacacacacaccccacacacacacacacacacacacacacacacacacaacacacacacacacacacacacacacacacacacacacacacacacacacacacacctgcagacGTGGTATGGAGGGAGCAGAGCAGTCCCAGGAGGAGTAGAGCAGTCAGGGTCTTCATGGTTCAGAGATGGTTGAGATGCTGAAGATTGTGTTGTCTGAGATGGTCACTGATGTTCTGGTCTCTGATGTTCTGGTCTCTGATGTTCTGGTCTCTGATGTTCTGGTCTCTGATGTTCTGGTCTCTGATGCTCTGGTCTCTGATGCTCTGGTCTGGTTCTATGCCTGAGGTCTGATCTGACCTGTCTTTTATACAGAGAGCTGGTCCATCAGACCCATTGACAATTGAGGGGGGAAACTCCCCTCCAACCCTCATTCACTCTGAATATCTTTCTAAGAACCAACATTCTGTTCGTTAGGTTCCTCTTCCTCAATTCTCTGTACCTCTGTTTCCTCCAGTATGTTCAATAGCGCTGCTATTTTCTGAAATATGCAGAATACATTTACTGGAGAATTGCATATCAAAGGAAGGCTATTAAAGTGGACTACATACTATGATACATTACATCAAATACAAGAACAATTAAGATTAAATTAAGTTCTCTACATCATAAGCAACTAGTTTATAAGCAATACTTGAAATCAACTATGTATCGTTCAACTTTTAAATACAGATTTTAGGATGTGTCCATGTTGATAAAAACAAATTACTTAATTGCTGTACTCACACAGTAGTCTATCTGAGATCCAGCATACCCAGACCTCTAATcaccatcttcctcttcctctgcttTAATGACTCTGTGTGCAACAAAACCCCCCAGCCCCCCCAATTTAGAAATCAAATATATCCTTCAAACATATTACTGCTTattcaatcaatttcaatcaatcaattttattttatatagcccttcttacatcagctaatatctcgaagtgctgtacagaaacccagcctaaaaccccaaacagctagtaatgcaggtgaagaagcacggtggctaggaaaaactccctagaaaggcaaaacctaggaagaaacctagagaggaaccaggctatgaggggtggccagtcctcttctggctgtgccgggtggagattataacagaaccatgccaagatgttcaaaaatgttcataagtgacaagcatggtcaaataataatcaggaataaatctcagttggcttttcatagccgatcattagagtttaaaacagcaggtctgggacaggtaggggttccataaccgcaggcagaacagtttaaactggaatagcacgcaaggccaggcggactggggacagcaaggagtcaccacggccggtagtcccgacgtatggtcctagggctcaggttctcagttggcttttcatagccgatcatttagagttgaaaacagcaggtctgggacaggtagggggtttcgtagccgcaggcagaacagttgaaactggaatagcagcaaggccaggcggactggggacagcaaggtgtcatcatgcccggtagtcctgacgtatggtcctagggctcaggttctcagagagaaagagagaacgagagaattagagagagcatacttaaattcacacaggacactggataagacaggagaagtactccaggtataaccaactaaccccagcccccgacacataaactactgcagcataaatactggaggctgagacaggagcggtcggagacactgtggccccatccgaagaaaccccggacagggccaaacaggaaggatataaccccacccactccgccaaagcacagcccccgcaccactagagggatatccccaaccaccaacttacaatcctgagacaaggccgagtatagcccacagaggtctccaccacagcacaaaccaaggggggcgccaacagacaggaagatcacgtcagtaactcaacccactcaagtgacgcaccccctcccagggacggcatgaaagagcaccagcaagccagtgactcagcccctgcaacagggttagaggcagagaaccccagtggagaggggaaccggcccggcagagacagcaagggctgttcgttgctccagcctttccgttcaccttcacactcctgggccagactacactcaatcatatgacctactgaagagataagtcttcagtaaagacttaaaggttgagaccgagtctgcgtctctcacatgggtaggcagactgttccataaaaatggagatctataggagaaagccctgcctcccgctgttgcttagaaattctagggacaattaggaggcctgcgtcttgtgaccgtagcgtacgtattggtatgtacggcaggaccaactcggaaagataggtaggagcaagcccatgtaacgctttataggttaacagtaaaaccttgaaatcagcccttgccttaacaggaagccagtgtagggaagctagcactggagtaatatgatcaaatttcttggttctagtcaggattctagcagccgtatttagcactaactgaagtttatttagtgctttatccgggtagccggaaaatagagcattgcagtagtctaatctagaagtaacaaatgcatggattaatttttctgcatcatttttggacagaaaatttctgattttttgcaatgttacgtagatggaaaaaaagctgtccttgaaacagtcttgatatgttcgtcaaaagagagatcagggtcaagagtaacgcctaggtccttcacagttttatttgagacgactttacaaccatcaagatgaattgtcagatttaacagaagatctctttgtttcttgggacctagtacaagcatctctgttttgtccgagtttaaaagtaaaaagttttcagccatccacttccttatgtctgaaacacaggcttctagcgagggcaattttggggcttcaccatgtttcattgaaatgtacagctgtgtgtcatccgcatagcagtgaaagttaacattatgtttcgaataacatccccaagaggtaaaatatatagtgaaaacaatagtggtcctaaaacggaaccttgaggaacacccgaaatgtacagttgatttgtcggaggacagaccattcacagagacaaactgatatctttccgacaggtaggatctaaaccaggccagaacttgtccgtgtagaccaatttgggtttccagtctctcccaaaagaatgtggtgatcgatggtgtcaaaggcagcactaaggtctagtagcacgaggacagatgcagagcctcggtctgacgccattaaaggtcatttaccaccttcacaagtgcagtctcagtgctatgatggggtctaaaaccagactg from Coregonus clupeaformis isolate EN_2021a chromosome 32, ASM2061545v1, whole genome shotgun sequence carries:
- the LOC123482415 gene encoding C-C motif chemokine 4-like, translating into MKTLTALLLLGLLCSLHTTSAAVMGIEAITARNCCVKFHPRRLPLDAVVSVYKTSGSCPRKALVFTTKKGKTFCVDPSEAWVQSHVTKIESRSTTAKTTMMSSTTATTS